Proteins encoded within one genomic window of Gallus gallus isolate bGalGal1 chromosome 1, bGalGal1.mat.broiler.GRCg7b, whole genome shotgun sequence:
- the CBR3 gene encoding carbonyl reductase [NADPH] 1 isoform X2: MTGEYHFPPAPDSLQRERESIDGHAIPRKTHLAKRKNKPPLPLPSPTRPAPAAAGGGAARRHFRCARLPPRCAQLLLVGRPFPALRSAGSDCCFGIHPEKIMSNVPVAVVTGSNKGIGLAIVRDLCKQFKGDVYLTARDPARGQEAVAKLQEEGLHPLFHQLDIDDLQSIKVLRDFLKEKYGGLNVLVNNAGIAFKVSDRTPFAVQAEVTLKTNFFGTRNICTELLPLIKPYGRVVNVSSMVSISALGGCSQELQKKFRSDTITEDELVELMTKFVEDTKKSVHEKEGWPNTAYGVSKIGVTVLSRIQARMLNEKRKGDHILLNACCPGWVRTDMAGPKAPKSPEEGAETPVYLALLPSDADGPHGQFVSEKTVRTW, encoded by the exons ATGACTGGGGAATACCACTTCCCTCCAGCTCCCGATTCcctccagagagagagagagagcataGATGGGCACGCGATACCTCGTAAGACCCACCTGgcaaagaggaagaacaaaCCCCCCCTGCCGCTGCCGAGTCCGACCCGACCCGCCCCAGCCGCCGCGGGAGgcggggccgcccgccgccaTTTTAGATGCGCCCGCCTTCCCCCGCGCTGTGCGCAGTTGCTGCTGGTCGGTCGGCCCTTTCCAGCGCTGAGGAGTGCGGGAAG TGACTGTTGCTTTGGCATCCATCCTGAGAAGATAATGTCCAACGTACCCGTGGCTGTGGTGACCGGCTCCAACAAAGGGATTGGATTGGCGATTGTGCGGGATCTGTGCAAGCAGTTCAAGGGGGATGTGTACCTTACTGCCCGAGACCCTGCCCGTGGTCAGGAAGCAGTGGCAAAGCTTCAGGAGGAAGGGCTGCATCCACTCTTCCACCAGCTGGATATTGATGATCTGCAAAGCATCAAAGTCTTGCGGGACTTCCTAAAGGAGAAGTATGGAGGTCTGAATGTGTTGGTTAACAATGCAGGGATTGCTTTCAAAG ttagcGACAGAACTCCATTTGCAGTCCAAGCAGAGGTTACACTGAAGACAAACTTTTTTGGAACCAGGAATATTTGCACAGAATTGTTGCCTCTTATAAAGCCTTATG GTAGAGTGGTGAATGTCTCTAGCATGGTAAGTATCTCAGCTCTGGGAGGCTGTAGCCAAGAACTGCAGAAGAAGTTCCGCAGTGACACAATCACTGAGGATGAGTTAGTGGAGCTCATGACGAAGTTTGTGGAAGATACTAAGAAAAGTGTGCATGAGAAAGAAGGTTGGCCAAACACTGCTTATGGGGTATCCAAAATTGGTGTCACGGTCTTATCTAGAATTCAAGCCCGGATgttaaatgagaaaagaaaaggtgacCACATCCTTCTTAATGCCTGCTGTCCTGGATGGGTGAGAACAGACATGGCAGGTCCAAAGGCCCCTAAATCACCAGAGGAAGGGGCCGAGACCCCTGTTTACTTAGCCCTTCTGCCTTCTGATGCTGATGGTCCTCATGGCCAGTTTGTTAGTGAGAAAACTGTTCGAACCTGGTAA
- the CBR3 gene encoding carbonyl reductase [NADPH] 1 isoform X1 has protein sequence MTGEYHFPPAPDSLQRERESIDGHAIPRKTHLAKRKNKPPLPLPSPTRPAPAAAGGGAARRHFRCARLPPRCAQLLLVGRPFPALRSAGRCVVLEVGRGELQPYGDCCFGIHPEKIMSNVPVAVVTGSNKGIGLAIVRDLCKQFKGDVYLTARDPARGQEAVAKLQEEGLHPLFHQLDIDDLQSIKVLRDFLKEKYGGLNVLVNNAGIAFKVSDRTPFAVQAEVTLKTNFFGTRNICTELLPLIKPYGRVVNVSSMVSISALGGCSQELQKKFRSDTITEDELVELMTKFVEDTKKSVHEKEGWPNTAYGVSKIGVTVLSRIQARMLNEKRKGDHILLNACCPGWVRTDMAGPKAPKSPEEGAETPVYLALLPSDADGPHGQFVSEKTVRTW, from the exons ATGACTGGGGAATACCACTTCCCTCCAGCTCCCGATTCcctccagagagagagagagagcataGATGGGCACGCGATACCTCGTAAGACCCACCTGgcaaagaggaagaacaaaCCCCCCCTGCCGCTGCCGAGTCCGACCCGACCCGCCCCAGCCGCCGCGGGAGgcggggccgcccgccgccaTTTTAGATGCGCCCGCCTTCCCCCGCGCTGTGCGCAGTTGCTGCTGGTCGGTCGGCCCTTTCCAGCGCTGAGGAGTGCGGGAAGGTGTGTGGTGCTGGAGGTGGGTcggggagagctgcagccctaCGG TGACTGTTGCTTTGGCATCCATCCTGAGAAGATAATGTCCAACGTACCCGTGGCTGTGGTGACCGGCTCCAACAAAGGGATTGGATTGGCGATTGTGCGGGATCTGTGCAAGCAGTTCAAGGGGGATGTGTACCTTACTGCCCGAGACCCTGCCCGTGGTCAGGAAGCAGTGGCAAAGCTTCAGGAGGAAGGGCTGCATCCACTCTTCCACCAGCTGGATATTGATGATCTGCAAAGCATCAAAGTCTTGCGGGACTTCCTAAAGGAGAAGTATGGAGGTCTGAATGTGTTGGTTAACAATGCAGGGATTGCTTTCAAAG ttagcGACAGAACTCCATTTGCAGTCCAAGCAGAGGTTACACTGAAGACAAACTTTTTTGGAACCAGGAATATTTGCACAGAATTGTTGCCTCTTATAAAGCCTTATG GTAGAGTGGTGAATGTCTCTAGCATGGTAAGTATCTCAGCTCTGGGAGGCTGTAGCCAAGAACTGCAGAAGAAGTTCCGCAGTGACACAATCACTGAGGATGAGTTAGTGGAGCTCATGACGAAGTTTGTGGAAGATACTAAGAAAAGTGTGCATGAGAAAGAAGGTTGGCCAAACACTGCTTATGGGGTATCCAAAATTGGTGTCACGGTCTTATCTAGAATTCAAGCCCGGATgttaaatgagaaaagaaaaggtgacCACATCCTTCTTAATGCCTGCTGTCCTGGATGGGTGAGAACAGACATGGCAGGTCCAAAGGCCCCTAAATCACCAGAGGAAGGGGCCGAGACCCCTGTTTACTTAGCCCTTCTGCCTTCTGATGCTGATGGTCCTCATGGCCAGTTTGTTAGTGAGAAAACTGTTCGAACCTGGTAA
- the CBR3 gene encoding carbonyl reductase [NADPH] 1 has translation MSNVPVAVVTGSNKGIGLAIVRDLCKQFKGDVYLTARDPARGQEAVAKLQEEGLHPLFHQLDIDDLQSIKVLRDFLKEKYGGLNVLVNNAGIAFKVSDRTPFAVQAEVTLKTNFFGTRNICTELLPLIKPYGRVVNVSSMVSISALGGCSQELQKKFRSDTITEDELVELMTKFVEDTKKSVHEKEGWPNTAYGVSKIGVTVLSRIQARMLNEKRKGDHILLNACCPGWVRTDMAGPKAPKSPEEGAETPVYLALLPSDADGPHGQFVSEKTVRTW, from the exons ATGTCCAACGTACCCGTGGCTGTGGTGACCGGCTCCAACAAAGGGATTGGATTGGCGATTGTGCGGGATCTGTGCAAGCAGTTCAAGGGGGATGTGTACCTTACTGCCCGAGACCCTGCCCGTGGTCAGGAAGCAGTGGCAAAGCTTCAGGAGGAAGGGCTGCATCCACTCTTCCACCAGCTGGATATTGATGATCTGCAAAGCATCAAAGTCTTGCGGGACTTCCTAAAGGAGAAGTATGGAGGTCTGAATGTGTTGGTTAACAATGCAGGGATTGCTTTCAAAG ttagcGACAGAACTCCATTTGCAGTCCAAGCAGAGGTTACACTGAAGACAAACTTTTTTGGAACCAGGAATATTTGCACAGAATTGTTGCCTCTTATAAAGCCTTATG GTAGAGTGGTGAATGTCTCTAGCATGGTAAGTATCTCAGCTCTGGGAGGCTGTAGCCAAGAACTGCAGAAGAAGTTCCGCAGTGACACAATCACTGAGGATGAGTTAGTGGAGCTCATGACGAAGTTTGTGGAAGATACTAAGAAAAGTGTGCATGAGAAAGAAGGTTGGCCAAACACTGCTTATGGGGTATCCAAAATTGGTGTCACGGTCTTATCTAGAATTCAAGCCCGGATgttaaatgagaaaagaaaaggtgacCACATCCTTCTTAATGCCTGCTGTCCTGGATGGGTGAGAACAGACATGGCAGGTCCAAAGGCCCCTAAATCACCAGAGGAAGGGGCCGAGACCCCTGTTTACTTAGCCCTTCTGCCTTCTGATGCTGATGGTCCTCATGGCCAGTTTGTTAGTGAGAAAACTGTTCGAACCTGGTAA